Proteins encoded within one genomic window of Triticum aestivum cultivar Chinese Spring chromosome 2D, IWGSC CS RefSeq v2.1, whole genome shotgun sequence:
- the LOC123049081 gene encoding uncharacterized protein, whose amino-acid sequence MALTRSMVLLLTYAALAAATMRRPEERTQAVKAPSVPYLAGGQEAEAEAVAATSSPASPITDVEVFIPAPPPLPGMPALPPLPGSPGMAGAPSPSQQPASCLGALGRVITCAPYLTDSVPVPPSTCCDGFRSLVGSSARICLCHAIIGNLSTLAGGEIDQLRLLVLPLTCSTFVPPDLLLMCILSPVPPIMPQHYRAGVGERLGALGG is encoded by the exons ATGGCGCTAACCAGATCAATGGTTTTGCTCCTGACGTACGCCGCACTCGCAGCGGCGACGATGCGACGACCGGAAGAGAGGACACAGGCGGTCAAGGCGCCATCAGTGCCATACCTCGCCGGAGGCCAAGAAGCCGAAGCCGAAGCGGTAGCGGCTACCTCCTCGCCGGCCTCACCAATCACCGACGTCGAGGTCTTCATCCCGGCACCGCCGCCTCTGCCTGGCATGCCCGCGTTACCGCCGTTGCCCGGCTCCCCGGGCATGGCAGGCGCGCCATCGCCTTCGCAGCAGCCGGCCAGTTGCTTGGGAGCGCTCGGGCGTGTGATAACATGCGCGCCGTACCTCACCGACTCCGTACCCGTGCCGCCGAGTACATGCTGCGACGGCTTCAGGTCGCTCGTCGGCAGCAGCGCCCGGATCTGCTTGTGCCATGCCATCATCGGCAACTTGAGTACATTGGCCGGGGGGGAGATCGACCAGCTTCGCTTGCTCGTGCTGCCTCTGACGTGTAGCACGTTCGTGCCCCCGGACTTGCTTCTCATGTGCATCC TGTCTCCGGTGCCGCCGATTATGCCTCAGCACTACCGCGCCGGTGTCGGAGAAAGGCTCGGTGCTCTCGGCGGCTAG